The DNA window TGCCAAACACCCATGGCATTAGCGGTAAATCCGGCTTTTTGGTGACGGAGAACAGCTCCGAATCGCCGAATCACCTGGTTGTCAACCAAAGCCCGGGTCTGTCTGAGGACCTTCTCCTCCTGCCACATTAGCTTGGCGGCAATCTCGGCATAGGGAGCCAAGGACTCAGGGATATTCCCCTGCAGTTCCCGTATGAGCAATTTATCCACGTCGTTCACCGGGTAGGGATCCAGCTTTTGCGACCCCCGCGGATTGTCTGATGAACACTCACATTCTTCACTATGGCGCTGTTCTCCTGCCTGTTCTTCCGCATTAAAATCAAAATCCACACTGATTTTAAACAAACGGAGAGCGGGCAAAGAATACACCTCATCGGTCCCGATGAGTCCTTTGATCGTGGTCAGGATTTTTTCCACTTCCTTCTGGGAAGTGGCAATCAGGGTAAACCAAATATTATACTCATGGTTGCGCAAATAATTATGAGTCACTCCGGGAAGTTCCATCAGCAGATCGGCCAGGATCTGAATCTTATCTTCGGGCACTCTGGCCGCACACAAAGTGCTTTTATATCCCAAACGATGGGAATCGAAAACCCCCCCTAAGCGCCGGATAACACCCTCTTGGCGAAAGCGCTGTATCCTTTGCCAGGCTTCCTCCTCCGTGGTCCCGGTAAGACCTGCTAAGGTCTCATAAGGACGGGAGGTAACGGGGAAATCCGTCTGAACAATATTCAGCAGAGCCCGATCGAGAGCATCCATTATTTACCCCCCTTACGCCCGTGATAGAGGCACCAGGGCTCCTCTGCCATAAAGTCCCCTTCTTCATAATAAGCAGCCCGGGCCCGGCAGCCACCGCAGATGGTTTTATAACCGCAACTGCCGCAGCCCCCTTTATAATCCAAGGTACGCAATTCTTTAAAGACCGGGTGGGTCTTCCACAGCTCATCAAAGGGTG is part of the Desulfitobacterium chlororespirans DSM 11544 genome and encodes:
- a CDS encoding AsnC family transcriptional regulator; amino-acid sequence: MDALDRALLNIVQTDFPVTSRPYETLAGLTGTTEEEAWQRIQRFRQEGVIRRLGGVFDSHRLGYKSTLCAARVPEDKIQILADLLMELPGVTHNYLRNHEYNIWFTLIATSQKEVEKILTTIKGLIGTDEVYSLPALRLFKISVDFDFNAEEQAGEQRHSEECECSSDNPRGSQKLDPYPVNDVDKLLIRELQGNIPESLAPYAEIAAKLMWQEEKVLRQTRALVDNQVIRRFGAVLRHQKAGFTANAMGVWQVHEAEAEAIGKVMASFREVSHCYQRPMLKDWPYNLFTMIHGRSEAECGEVMARIAQATGIKDYAMLFSIKELKKSSMQYYREEDD